A DNA window from Paramormyrops kingsleyae isolate MSU_618 chromosome 10, PKINGS_0.4, whole genome shotgun sequence contains the following coding sequences:
- the rnaseh2c gene encoding ribonuclease H2 subunit C produces the protein MSSNGSVTTVQLPSIGQAEQPQIHFLPCEIEHDGAAQVSHYFTAVVQDHKHEISVSYRGRELKGAEVSCPKDYTGLVMKEDHKPSSDQEDRTVRISSTFHRFSYWNLTTQPSPDDGVVMSMTWPTLAEAIHGSVDD, from the exons ATGTCATCCAATGGCAGCGTGACCACAGTTCAGCTTCCGTCCATCGGCCAGGCAGAGCAACCACAAATCCACTTCTTACCATGTGAGATTGAGCATGATGGAGCAGCTCAGGTTTCTCACTATTTCACGGCTGTAGTACAGGACCATAAACACG AAATTAGTGTGTCATACAGGGGCCGTGAGCTCAAAGGGGCAGAGGTGAGCTGTCCAAAAGACTACACCGGTCTTGTGATGAAAGAGGACCACAAGCCATCCTCGGATCAAGAG GATCGAACGGTGAGGATCTCTTCAACATTTCACCGCTTCTCCTATTGGAATCTTACGACCCAACCCAGCCCTGATGATGGTGTTGTCATGTCAATGACATGGCCAACATTAGCAGAAGCA ATTCATGGGTCTGTAGACGACTGA
- the LOC111859842 gene encoding histone acetyltransferase KAT5 isoform X1, whose protein sequence is MADSQVEVIEGCRLPVLRKNQENEDEWPLAEILSVKETAGRKLYYVHYIDFNKRLDEWVTPDRLDMKKLQFPKKEAKTPTKNGLPGSRPGSPEREMQNSKQVVLQDTSLLDIERKNLDQSLQTATAPSRGKTVPTPKRKADPVSLAMQVSPATPVSTLSASVEVSQASIYPVAREPSTFTPKAPRDDHEPLTTVTTNGTARRLMPSQPGRKRKANCVGTDEIIKVFQYNSPRCASVYLPPGEDSQDSSDGIPSAPRMTGSLVSDRSHDDIVTRMKNIDCIELGRHRLKPWYFSPYPQELTALPILYLCEFCLKYLKSLKCLQRHLTKCNLRHPPGNEIYRKGTISFFEIDGRKNKTYSQNLCLLAKCFLDHKTLYYDTDPFLFYVMTEYDSKGFHIVGYFSKEKESTEDYNVACILTLPPYQRRGYGKLLIEFSYELSKVEGKTGTPEKPLSDLGLLSYRSYWSQTILEILMDLKSDNGERPQITINEISEITSVKKEDVISTLQYLNLINYYKGQYILTLSEDIVDGHERAMQKRHLRIDPKCLHFTPKDWSKRGKW, encoded by the exons ATGGCGGATTCG CAGGTGGAGGTTATCGAGGGGTGTCGGCTCCCGGTTCTCAGGAAAAACCAGGAGAACGAAGACGAGTGGC CTCTGGCTGAAATTCTCAGTGTTAAAGAGACAGCGGGAAGAAAGCTCTACTATGTCCACTATATTGACT TCAACAAGCGTCTGGACGAATGGGTTACCCCGGACAGGCTGGACATGAAGAAACTGCAGTTTCCCAAAAAAGAGGCCAAAACCCCGACCAAGAATGGGCTTCCTGGGTCCCGTCCCGGGTccccagagagagagatg caaaacTCCAAACAAGTTGTACTGCAAGACACCAGTTTGCTAGATATAGAG AGGAAGAATCTAGATCAGAGCCTCCAAACTGCTACAGCTCCGTCCAGAGGCAAAACTGTCCCCACACCG AAGAGAAAGGCAGATCCTGTGTCCCTGGCGATGCAAGTATCCCCAGCCACACCTGTGTCCACTCTGTCGGCATCTGTGGAGGTCTCGCAGGCATCGATCTACCCAGTAGCACGGGAGCCGAGCACTTTCACTCCAAAAGCCCCTCGCGATGACCACGAGCCGCTCACGACCGTCACCACG AACGGAACTGCCCGTCGCCTCATGCCCTCCCAGCCAGGCAGGAAGAGGAAAGCAAACTGTGTGGGCACCGATGAG ATAATAAAGGTTTTCCAGTATAACAGCCCTCGATGCGCCAGTGTCTATCTGCCGCCTGGAGAG GACTCCCAGGACAGCTCGGACGGCATCCCCTCCGCTCCACGCATGACGGGCAGCTTGGTGTCTGACCGAAGCCACGACGACATCGTCACACGAATGAAGAACATCGACTGCATCGAGCTGGGCCGCCACCGCCTGAAGCCCTGGTACTTCTCGCCCTACCCCCAGGAATTGACCGCCCTGCCCATCCTCTACCTCTGCGAGTTCTGTCTGAAGTACCTCAAGAGCCTCAAGTGTCTGCAGAGGCACCTG ACCAAGTGTAACCTTCGCCACCCACCAGGGAATGAGATTTACAGGAAGGGCACCATCTCTTTCTTTGAGATTGACGGCCGGAAGAATAAG ACCTACTCTCAGAATCTGTGTCTTCTTGCAAAGTGCTTCTTGGACCATAAGACACTCTACTATGACACTGATCCTTTCCTCTTCTATGTCATGACTGAATATGACTCAAAGGGTTTCCATATTGTCGGCTACTTCTCTAAG GAGAAGGAATCAACAGAGGACTATAACGTGGCCTGCATCCTAACCTTGCCACCATATCAAAGAAGAGGATATGGCAAATTGCTCATAGAGTTCA GCTACGAACTCTCCAAGGTGGAGGGAAAAACGGGAACCCCCGAAAAGCCACTGTCAGACTTGGGGCTGCTCTCCTACCGCAGTTACTGGTCTCAGACCATCCTGGAGATTCTCATGGACCTTAAGTCGGACAACGGAGAACGGCCACAGATCACAATTAA TGAGATCAGTGAGATCACCAGTGTCAAAAAGGAGGACGTCATTTCTACTTTGCAGTACCTCAATCTCATCAACTACTATAAG GGACAATACATATTAACACTTTCGGAGGACATCGTGGATGGTCACGAGAGGGCCATGCAGAAACGCCACCTCCGCATCGACCCCAAATGCCTGCACTTCACCCCTAAAGACTGGAGCAAGAGGGGCAAGTGGTAA
- the LOC111859842 gene encoding histone acetyltransferase KAT5 isoform X2 — protein MADSQVEVIEGCRLPVLRKNQENEDEWPLAEILSVKETAGRKLYYVHYIDFNKRLDEWVTPDRLDMKKLQFPKKEAKTPTKNGLPGSRPGSPEREMRKNLDQSLQTATAPSRGKTVPTPKRKADPVSLAMQVSPATPVSTLSASVEVSQASIYPVAREPSTFTPKAPRDDHEPLTTVTTNGTARRLMPSQPGRKRKANCVGTDEIIKVFQYNSPRCASVYLPPGEDSQDSSDGIPSAPRMTGSLVSDRSHDDIVTRMKNIDCIELGRHRLKPWYFSPYPQELTALPILYLCEFCLKYLKSLKCLQRHLTKCNLRHPPGNEIYRKGTISFFEIDGRKNKTYSQNLCLLAKCFLDHKTLYYDTDPFLFYVMTEYDSKGFHIVGYFSKEKESTEDYNVACILTLPPYQRRGYGKLLIEFSYELSKVEGKTGTPEKPLSDLGLLSYRSYWSQTILEILMDLKSDNGERPQITINEISEITSVKKEDVISTLQYLNLINYYKGQYILTLSEDIVDGHERAMQKRHLRIDPKCLHFTPKDWSKRGKW, from the exons ATGGCGGATTCG CAGGTGGAGGTTATCGAGGGGTGTCGGCTCCCGGTTCTCAGGAAAAACCAGGAGAACGAAGACGAGTGGC CTCTGGCTGAAATTCTCAGTGTTAAAGAGACAGCGGGAAGAAAGCTCTACTATGTCCACTATATTGACT TCAACAAGCGTCTGGACGAATGGGTTACCCCGGACAGGCTGGACATGAAGAAACTGCAGTTTCCCAAAAAAGAGGCCAAAACCCCGACCAAGAATGGGCTTCCTGGGTCCCGTCCCGGGTccccagagagagagatg AGGAAGAATCTAGATCAGAGCCTCCAAACTGCTACAGCTCCGTCCAGAGGCAAAACTGTCCCCACACCG AAGAGAAAGGCAGATCCTGTGTCCCTGGCGATGCAAGTATCCCCAGCCACACCTGTGTCCACTCTGTCGGCATCTGTGGAGGTCTCGCAGGCATCGATCTACCCAGTAGCACGGGAGCCGAGCACTTTCACTCCAAAAGCCCCTCGCGATGACCACGAGCCGCTCACGACCGTCACCACG AACGGAACTGCCCGTCGCCTCATGCCCTCCCAGCCAGGCAGGAAGAGGAAAGCAAACTGTGTGGGCACCGATGAG ATAATAAAGGTTTTCCAGTATAACAGCCCTCGATGCGCCAGTGTCTATCTGCCGCCTGGAGAG GACTCCCAGGACAGCTCGGACGGCATCCCCTCCGCTCCACGCATGACGGGCAGCTTGGTGTCTGACCGAAGCCACGACGACATCGTCACACGAATGAAGAACATCGACTGCATCGAGCTGGGCCGCCACCGCCTGAAGCCCTGGTACTTCTCGCCCTACCCCCAGGAATTGACCGCCCTGCCCATCCTCTACCTCTGCGAGTTCTGTCTGAAGTACCTCAAGAGCCTCAAGTGTCTGCAGAGGCACCTG ACCAAGTGTAACCTTCGCCACCCACCAGGGAATGAGATTTACAGGAAGGGCACCATCTCTTTCTTTGAGATTGACGGCCGGAAGAATAAG ACCTACTCTCAGAATCTGTGTCTTCTTGCAAAGTGCTTCTTGGACCATAAGACACTCTACTATGACACTGATCCTTTCCTCTTCTATGTCATGACTGAATATGACTCAAAGGGTTTCCATATTGTCGGCTACTTCTCTAAG GAGAAGGAATCAACAGAGGACTATAACGTGGCCTGCATCCTAACCTTGCCACCATATCAAAGAAGAGGATATGGCAAATTGCTCATAGAGTTCA GCTACGAACTCTCCAAGGTGGAGGGAAAAACGGGAACCCCCGAAAAGCCACTGTCAGACTTGGGGCTGCTCTCCTACCGCAGTTACTGGTCTCAGACCATCCTGGAGATTCTCATGGACCTTAAGTCGGACAACGGAGAACGGCCACAGATCACAATTAA TGAGATCAGTGAGATCACCAGTGTCAAAAAGGAGGACGTCATTTCTACTTTGCAGTACCTCAATCTCATCAACTACTATAAG GGACAATACATATTAACACTTTCGGAGGACATCGTGGATGGTCACGAGAGGGCCATGCAGAAACGCCACCTCCGCATCGACCCCAAATGCCTGCACTTCACCCCTAAAGACTGGAGCAAGAGGGGCAAGTGGTAA
- the LOC111859844 gene encoding apoptosis regulatory protein Siva-like, which produces MSKRCCLWSDGTPQRKTCVKDGAAAGEADKKAVYEHTRALLFSGARSLQLSPTPTVSPSPLARRGTARGQMRIGSRGELLRSPGSAAEPPSSPACTLCERPLQASDSCVRCEKVVCMQCQRRCSLCLRTHCFICCQPNYNERYERMTCIDCLAE; this is translated from the exons ATGTCGAAGCGCTGTTGCCTCTGGTCCGACGGGACTCCCCAGAGGAAAACCTGTGTGAAAGATGGGGCAGCAGCGGGGGAGGCTGACAAAAAAGCTGTCTATG AGCACACTAGAGCGTTGTTATTCTCTGGTGCCCGCTCTTTGCAACTTTCTCCCACTCCTACTGTGTCTCCTTCTCCCTTGGCGCGACGGGGCACAGCTAGGGGCCAGATGCGAATAGGGTCCAGGGGAGAATTACTCCGGAGCCCTGGGAGTGCAG CTGAGCCACCATCCTCCCCTGCCTGCACCTTGtgtgagcgccccctgcaggccagtGACTCCTGTGTGCGCTGTGAGAAGGTGGTGTGCATGCAGTGCCAGCGACGCTGCTCCCTGTGCCTCCGGACTCACTGTTTCATCTGCTGCCAGCCCAA TTACAATGAACGCTACGAACGGATGACCTGCATCGACTGCCTGGCAGAGTAG
- the LOC111859889 gene encoding neuropeptide Y receptor type 6-like: MASLSFFTNQTVTNMTIKGPSHANKSANEPSFTDYDCRSFSYALLMLAGGYILVILVGLFGNICLIHIIRLKKETHNVTNLLIANLSLSDVVICTMCIPFTVVYTLMDYWIFGETMCRVSNFVQCLSVSVSSFSLVLIAIERYQLIAKPQGWRPNISQAYWGITFIWLGSATLSAPFLVFYHLTDEPFRNISHSFYKDKYVCIDSWPSEWSRLGFTTCLLGVQYFAPLCFIFICYAKVFVCLRRHSGLRESESRLSESKRISAILASIVVAFAICWMPLNIFNLIFDWHHEALLSCHHNLLFTFCHLVAMVSTCINPVFYGLLNKNFQKDLNNIMRQWKCDSGPEEYENIRMSLKHKETSQETAEGQH, encoded by the coding sequence ATGGCTAGCCTGAGCTTTTTCACCAATCAGACTGTCACCAATATGACTATAAAGGGGCCCAGCCATGCTAACAAAAGTGCCAATGAGCCCAGTTTTACAGACTATGACTGCCGGTCCTTCTCGTACGCTTTGCTGATGCTGGCTGGTGGCTACATTTTGGTCATCCTCGTAGGACTCTTCGGAAACATATGCCTGATTCATATAATTCGGTTGAAAAAAGAGACGCACAATGTCACGAACCTGCTGATCGCTAACCTGTCCCTCTCAGACGTGGTCATCTGCACCATGTGCATCCCTTTCACGGTGGTATACACCCTGATGGACTACTGGATCTTTGGGGAGACCATGTGCAGGGTCAGCAACTTCGTGCAGTGCCTCTCCGTCTCCGTGTCCAGCTTCTCCCTGGTTTTAATTGCCATCGAGCGATATCAGCTCATCGCCAAGCCTCAAGGTTGGAGACCTAATATCTCACAGGCCTACTGGGGAATCACCTTCATATGGTTGGGCTCTGCTACCCTGTCGGCGCCGTTCTTGGTGTTCTATCATCTTACAGATGAGCCGTTCAGGAACATCTCCCACAGTTTCTACAAGGATAAGTATGTCTGCATAGACAGCTGGCCATCTGAATGGAGTCGGCTTGGATTTACCACCTGCCTGCTCGGGGTGCAGTATTTCGCGCCGCTCTGCTTCATCTTCATTTGCTACGCCAAGGTGTTCGTGTGCCTCCGCCGGCACAGCGGCCTTCGGGAGAGCGAGTCGAGGCTGAGCGAGAGCAAACGAATCAGCGCTATCCTGGCCTCCATCGTGGTGGCCTTTGCGATCTGCTGGATGCCGCTCAACATCTTCAACCTCATCTTCGACTGGCACCACGAGGCTCTGCTTAGCTGCCACCACAACTTACTCTTCACCTTCTGCCACCTGGTGGCCATGGTTTCCACCTGCATCAATCCGGTCTTCTACGGCTTGCTCAACAAAAACTTCCAGAAGGACCTCAACAATATAATGCGCCAGTGGAAGTGTGACTCAGGCCCAGAGGAGTATGAAAACATCAGGATGTCCCTCAAGCACAAAGAAACTTCTCAAGAGACTGCTGAAGGTCAACACTGA